Proteins from one Staphylococcus saprophyticus subsp. saprophyticus ATCC 15305 = NCTC 7292 genomic window:
- the queD gene encoding 6-carboxytetrahydropterin synthase QueD, whose translation MFQQNYPSVQHPYSFELNKDFNFSAAHYIPSEDAGKCMRTHGHTYFVNLTIAGDTLDHNGFLVNFSELKQLVHGQFDHYLLNDLPQFEGKSPSTEIVAQTIYEMVQTSLNQRDNQPKCLQVYVRETPTSYVVYRPKETKHE comes from the coding sequence AAAATTATCCAAGCGTACAACATCCCTATAGCTTCGAACTAAATAAAGACTTTAATTTTTCTGCCGCACATTACATACCAAGTGAGGATGCAGGAAAATGCATGCGTACACATGGTCACACATACTTTGTAAATTTAACAATTGCTGGTGACACTTTAGATCACAATGGTTTCTTAGTGAATTTTAGTGAATTGAAACAATTGGTTCATGGCCAATTTGATCATTATTTACTTAATGATTTACCGCAATTTGAAGGCAAAAGCCCTTCTACCGAAATCGTTGCCCAAACTATTTATGAAATGGTTCAAACTTCGTTGAATCAACGTGACAACCAACCTAAATGTTTACAGGTCTATGTCAGAGAAACGCCTACCAGTTATGTTGTTTATCGACCAAAGGAGACAAAACATGAGTAA
- the queE gene encoding 7-carboxy-7-deazaguanine synthase QueE, which yields MSKIPVLEIFGPTIQGEGRVIGRKTMFVRTAGCDYRCSWCDSSFTWDGSAKEDIRMMSAEEIYDQLYHIAGDSFNHVTISGGNPALIKGIQQLVDLFDDKGIQSALETQGSKFQPWMTQIDDLTISPKPPSSKMKPNLPILDEVIEQCVPESLNLKVVIFDDEDYQFAKMIHHRYPTVPFYLQVGNPYLDGEHVEAHTEKLLSLYETLVDRVMVSSDMNNVYVLPQLHTLLWSNKKGV from the coding sequence ATGAGTAAAATACCCGTTTTAGAAATATTTGGCCCAACTATTCAAGGTGAAGGACGCGTGATAGGTAGAAAGACCATGTTTGTGCGTACAGCAGGGTGTGATTATCGTTGTAGTTGGTGCGATTCAAGTTTCACTTGGGACGGTAGTGCTAAAGAAGATATTAGAATGATGTCAGCTGAAGAAATATATGACCAACTTTATCATATTGCTGGCGATTCATTTAATCATGTCACTATATCTGGTGGAAATCCTGCTTTAATTAAAGGCATTCAACAATTAGTAGATTTATTTGATGACAAAGGGATTCAAAGTGCTTTAGAAACACAAGGTAGCAAATTCCAACCATGGATGACTCAAATTGATGACTTAACTATTAGCCCCAAACCACCAAGTTCAAAAATGAAACCTAATCTCCCTATTCTAGATGAAGTCATCGAGCAATGTGTGCCGGAATCATTGAACTTGAAAGTTGTAATCTTTGATGACGAAGACTACCAATTCGCTAAGATGATTCATCATCGTTATCCTACTGTGCCTTTCTATTTACAGGTCGGAAATCCCTATTTAGATGGCGAGCATGTAGAAGCTCACACTGAAAAATTATTATCATTATATGAAACATTGGTAGACCGTGTGATGGTGAGTAGTGATATGAATAATGTATATGTATTACCTCAATTACACACACTGCTTTGGAGTAACAAAAAAGGTGTTTAA
- a CDS encoding glycosyltransferase family 2 protein, whose translation MQMRVIVPCYNEGEVILKTYEKLTEILSKDSQYHHYDYDILFVDDGSKDKTINYIQDMATKDHHVKFISFSRNFGKESAMIAGYQHSKDCDGVIMIDADLQHPPELIPQMIEGYMDGYDQVIAKRDRIGEKQSRKVMTKIYYKLINHFVEDIKLEDGIGDFRLLSQRAVISLTQLDEYNRFSKGLYEWIGYNTKVFTYENVEREDGESKWSFSKLLNYGIDGLISFNNKPLRAMIYLGLIVFFISLLYIGYISVGIMIRGVETPGYFSTIAAILLLGGIQLISIGIVGEYIGRIYYEVKQRPKYIVQATNFNYACDNNKQNINQDINHEIERNDRQHEMSEKSKSEKELIKNR comes from the coding sequence ATGCAAATGAGAGTTATAGTACCTTGTTATAATGAAGGTGAAGTGATTTTAAAAACGTATGAAAAATTGACTGAGATTTTATCGAAAGATAGTCAGTACCATCACTATGACTACGATATATTATTTGTAGATGATGGTAGTAAAGACAAAACAATTAATTATATACAAGATATGGCTACAAAAGATCATCACGTGAAATTTATTTCATTTAGCCGAAACTTTGGTAAAGAATCTGCAATGATAGCTGGCTACCAACATAGTAAAGACTGTGATGGTGTGATTATGATAGATGCCGATTTACAACATCCGCCGGAACTCATCCCTCAGATGATTGAAGGTTATATGGACGGTTACGATCAAGTGATAGCTAAGCGTGATAGAATTGGTGAAAAACAATCCAGAAAAGTAATGACTAAAATTTATTATAAATTAATTAATCATTTTGTTGAAGATATTAAACTAGAAGACGGTATTGGAGACTTTAGATTACTGAGTCAACGTGCTGTTATATCACTCACACAATTAGATGAATATAATCGTTTTTCAAAAGGATTATATGAGTGGATTGGTTATAATACCAAAGTGTTTACGTATGAAAATGTAGAGCGTGAAGATGGCGAATCAAAATGGTCATTTAGTAAATTATTAAATTACGGTATAGATGGCTTAATTTCTTTTAATAATAAACCATTACGGGCCATGATATATCTCGGGCTTATCGTGTTCTTTATTAGTTTACTTTATATAGGATACATTTCAGTCGGTATTATGATTCGTGGTGTGGAAACGCCAGGTTATTTCTCTACGATTGCCGCTATCTTATTACTCGGTGGGATACAGTTGATATCCATTGGTATTGTAGGCGAATATATTGGACGTATTTATTATGAAGTGAAACAACGTCCAAAATACATCGTCCAAGCAACGAACTTTAACTATGCGTGTGATAATAATAAACAAAATATAAATCAAGACATTAACCATGAAATCGAACGCAACGATCGACAACATGAAATGTCTGAAAAAAGTAAATCAGAAAAAGAATTAATTAAAAACAGATGA
- a CDS encoding GlsB/YeaQ/YmgE family stress response membrane protein, with the protein MGFILMLIVGGLIGWIAGGIVGKDIPGGILGNIIAGIVGSALGSWLLGDWGWHLGGIAVFPALIGTIILVAVVSFIFGKLRKK; encoded by the coding sequence ATGGGCTTTATTCTTATGTTAATTGTCGGTGGTTTAATCGGCTGGATTGCTGGTGGTATCGTCGGTAAAGATATTCCAGGTGGTATTTTAGGTAATATTATTGCTGGTATCGTTGGTTCAGCATTAGGTTCTTGGCTACTTGGAGATTGGGGTTGGCACTTAGGTGGCATCGCTGTGTTCCCAGCACTTATCGGTACAATTATCTTAGTAGCAGTTGTATCATTTATTTTTGGTAAATTACGTAAAAAATAA
- a CDS encoding aldo/keto reductase: MLEDVYYLNNGYPMPKVGLGVYKITDDEMNVSVATALDAGYRAFDTAYFYKNEIALGNALKKADIPREDLFITSKLWNDYQGYDRTIEFFTKSIENLGTDYLDLFLIHWPCEADDLFIESYKAMEALYEAGRIRAIGVCNFKQHHLEKLMSETDIVPAVNQIEVHPYFNQQELQAYCDSKDIAVTAWMPLMRNRGLLEHEVILKLAERYEKTPAQIVLRWHLAHNRLIIPKSKTPERIKENYDIFDFNLELTDIAEIDAMNRDERQGKDPDEVRIGTLK, from the coding sequence ATGTTAGAAGACGTATATTATTTAAACAACGGTTATCCTATGCCGAAAGTTGGATTAGGTGTCTATAAAATTACTGATGACGAAATGAATGTTTCAGTAGCAACAGCACTAGATGCTGGTTATCGTGCATTTGATACTGCCTATTTTTATAAAAATGAAATAGCCTTAGGCAATGCATTAAAAAAAGCTGACATTCCGCGTGAAGATTTATTTATCACATCAAAATTATGGAATGATTATCAGGGTTATGACCGTACAATTGAATTTTTTACTAAATCTATTGAAAATTTAGGTACTGATTACCTAGATTTATTTTTAATACATTGGCCATGTGAAGCAGATGACTTATTTATAGAAAGTTATAAAGCTATGGAGGCATTATATGAAGCGGGTAGAATACGTGCGATTGGTGTATGTAACTTTAAACAACACCATTTAGAGAAATTAATGAGTGAAACAGATATCGTGCCAGCTGTGAATCAAATTGAAGTACATCCTTACTTTAATCAACAAGAACTGCAAGCATACTGTGATAGTAAAGATATTGCTGTTACAGCGTGGATGCCGTTGATGAGAAATCGAGGTTTACTTGAACATGAAGTCATTTTAAAACTAGCAGAACGCTATGAGAAGACACCGGCTCAAATTGTGTTACGTTGGCACCTTGCACATAACCGACTTATTATTCCAAAATCAAAGACACCTGAACGTATTAAAGAAAATTATGATATCTTCGATTTTAATCTTGAGCTCACAGATATCGCAGAAATTGATGCAATGAATCGTGATGAAAGACAAGGTAAAGATCCAGATGAAGTACGCATCGGTACATTAAAATAA